The genomic stretch CTTCGTCGTCGGACCAGGGCACATCGACGTCCGAAATAAACTCGACCGTCGCGAACGGGCCGCCTTCCTGGCGTCCGATCTTGCCGTCCGCACGATGCCATTCCACGCGAAACATCGTGCCGGGATCGTCCGAACGCAGGCGCACCGTGCGCAGCTCTTCCGGATCGGCTTCCTCGACGGGGCCATCGAGCGAAACCAGCAACGCCTGCGGCCACAAGCCTTCGACGGGATCATAAATGCGATCGCCGTCGGGAATCGACGTGTGCGCCTCGACGCCGATCGTCGCCGATGCATCGACGATCATCTTGCCCAATGCTCGCAGCACGGCCGTTGCACGCGCCGAGTTGGCCTGACGAATGGCGAGATCCCCGCGCGTCAGCGCCTGCTCGAGTTTCGGATTGGTCTTTTGTTGGGCCATGCGATGTCCTGATTTGACTGGTTCGCGCCGAAGCGCCGTTTGTGCAGCTGAATGCGTCGTGCCGACCGGGCGCCGCCCGGCAGCACATGCGGGGCGTTATCGTAGCATTCGTCTCGCGCCGTCCGCGCGTTGCGGTGCAACAGTCACCGTGTTGCCGCCCCAGGCGGGCGCTCGATCGTCTGCTCGCCTCCCCAGTTTAGGACGAGATTCGGAACAATGACGCCGCCTTTTATGACGGACGCTTACTCAGAATCCGAGCGCGACGGCGAGTAGTCCCGCCAGCACGCCGAACGCGACCACGGCAACGGCCACGATGGTCAGCACGCGCGGGCGGAACGAGCGCGCCAGCATCGCCAGCGACGGCACGCTAATGGGCGGCAGCGTCATCAGCAGCGCGCCCGCGGGGCCGACACCCATGCCGAGCGACAGCATCGCCTGAATGATGGGCACCTCGCCCGCCGTGGGGATCACGAACAGCATTCCCGCGACGGCCAGCGCCGCGATCCAAACAATGTCGTTGCCGATTTCCGGCCCGACGTGCGGAAACAGCCACGCCCGCGCTGCGCCTAGCAGCAGGATCAGCACGATGTATTCCGGCACGAGGCGCACGGCCATCCGTACGAAGATCGACAGCCAGCGCACGAAAGGATTCCCCGCGCGCTGCTGATCGACGAGCTCGACGAGGCGCGCGTCGGCCGTCTGGGCTTCCGCGCGCGTTACCAGCCGGTTCACCACATAGCCAAGGCCGAACACCATCGCGACGCCGAGCACGAGGCGCAAGCCCGCCCACTGCCAGCCGAGCACGAAGCCCATGAACACGAGCGTTGCGGGATTGAGCACCGAATTGCCGAGCCAGAACGCGATCGCGCCGCCCGGCGAAGCCTGGCGCTCACGCAAACCGGCGACGACGGGCGCCGCGCAGCACGTGCACATCATCCCCGGCAACGCCAGCAAACCGCCTGCCGCGACGCTGCCGAAGCCCGACTTGCCGAGCAGCCGCGCCACCCAATATGCGGGCAGCAGCGCCTGCACAGCCGAGCCGAGCAGCAGGCCGAGCACCATCGCCTGCCAGATTGCCTTGCCGTAGACGAGCGCGTAGCCGAGGGCCGCATCCCACGACGGCGCGGGCGCGCTCGCAGCCGTGCCCATCAGGATCGACGCGCCGATCGAATGCGTCGACGCGGCCGTCAAGGCGCGGTGGTAATACGGAAACCATTTGACGTAGAAAAGCCCGGCGACGGCGAGCAGCACGAAAATCGGCCATGTCGAAGCGGCGGGCGAGGAGGTGGGACGCGTGGAGGTCATCGTCATGGGTCGTGATACGGGTCGTTCTGTTGTGGGGCTAAGGTACGAGGTGCGCGAACCGCGCGCAAGCCATGCGCGAATCGTGCGCACTGTACACGGATCGGCATGGTATCGAAAAAAGCGGGGCCGAAGCGCGCGTTCTGCCCGGCTTGATGGCGAGCGCGCTATCGTACGCGAGTTGCGGGGTGCGGTGTTGGGCTCACGCATCTGGCGCAAGCGTTCTGTGGGTGTCGGCGTACCGCCGTCGCGGCACGCCGTGTCTGGCAGCGTGTCGAATCCCGCGCTCAGGGCGCCGGGTTCGGTTGCAATTCGTGCAGCGCATCGATCTCGGCCAATGCGTCCGCCGAGAGCTTCACGTCGACGCTCGCAATGTTCTCTTTCAACTGATCGAGCGACGTTGCGCCGATCAGATTGCTCGTGACGAAGGGCCGGCTGTTCACGAACGCGAGCGCGAATTGCGCGGGCGACAGACCGTGGCGCCTGGCGAGTTCGACATAGCGGCTCGTCGCATGCACGGCCTGCGGTTTGCTGTAGCGCTGGAAGCGCTCGAACAGCGTGATGCGCGCGCCTGCCGGGCGCGCCCCGCGCTCGTACTTGCCCGAGAGCCAGCCGAACGCGAGCGGCGAATACGCCAGCAGACCGACATGCTCGCGATGCGTGAACTCCGAAAGCCCCGCTTCGAACGTCCGGTTCAAGAGGCTATAGGGATTCTGGATCGATACGATGCGCGGCAAGCCAAGCTTCTCCGACGCGCGCAGGAATTGTGCAACGCCCCACGGCGTTTCGTTCGACACACCGATATGACGCACCTTCCCTTCTTTCACGAAATCGGCGAGCACGGAAAGCGTCTCTTCGATGGGCACCGTGTACGCGTCGTCGATCCACGGATACGCGGGACGGCCGAACGTCATCGTGCTGCGATCGGGCCAGTGCAACTGATACAGGTCGACGTAATCGGTTTGCAGACGCTTCAGGCTGTCGTTCAGCGCCTCGGTGAGATTCTTGCGGTCGAACTGGTTGCCCTCGCCGCGAATGTGGCGCGGGTTGTGCGGCTGACGCGCGGGGCCGGCGATCTTGGTGGCGAGCACGATCTTGTCGCGCATCGAACGATGCTGCGCGAGCCACGTGCCGATATAGCGTTCCGTCGATCCTTGCGTTTCCGGGCGCGGCGGCACGGGATACATCTCGGCGGCATCGATTAGCGTGATGCCCTGAGCGAGTGCGTAATCCATCTGCTCGTGGGCATCGCGCTCCGTATTCTGCTCGCCCCACGTCATCGTGCCGAGACCGATCAGGCTGACCTGTACATCCGTTTCGCCGAGCTTGCGGTATTCCATCGATTCGTTCCTGTTTCGTGTTCTGACGGGTGATCCATCGGTAAACGGCGAAATTACCATGTCCGCGTCAAACGCGTGCGTGGATAGAATGTCGTCTGAAATGAAGCCTGGCTGAAGCAAGCAAGACGTCCGTTTCGATGCGCTTACAACGTTCGGAGAATCATGTCGATGTCAGATACGCCGTCCACGCAAACCGTCCCGTCGAACGGACGGCCGTCGCTGATCGTGACGCTCGTGGCCGCGGCGTTTTTCATGGAGAACCTCGACGGCACCATCATCGCGACGGCGTTGCCGCAGATGGCGCATTCGTTCGGCGTGCATGCCGTCGACCTGTCCATCGGCATCACGTCGTATCTGCTGACGCTCGCCGTTTTCATTCCGATCAGCGGCTGGGCCGCCGATCGCTTCGGCGTGCGCAACGTGTTCACGGCGGCGCTGGCGGTGTTCACGCTGGCGTCGGTGGCGTGCGGGATGACGGACGGGCTCGTCGAGTTCACCGCGGCGCGCGTGGTGCAAGGCATCGGCGGCGCGATGATGGTGCCCGTCGGCCGCCTTGCCGTGCTGCGCGCGACGCCCAAGGATGATCTGATGCGCGCGATCTCGATCATCACGTGGCCGGGACTCGTCGCACCCGTCATCGGACCGCCGCTCGGCGGCTTTATCACGACGTATTCGTCGTGGCGCTGGATCTTCTATCTGAACGTTCCCCTCGGCATCGTCGGCATGGTGCTCGCGTGGCGCTTCATCCGTGCCGACCGCGACACGCAGAAGCGTCCGTTCGATACGCTGGGTTTCGCGCTGTGCGGCGTCGCGGGCACGGCCATCATGTATGCGATGGAACTGCTCGGCCGCTCGGACGCGCCGTGGCGCGAAGCGCTCGCGTTTCTCGCGGGCGGCATCGCGGCGGGTATCGCGGCCTTCTTTCATCTGCGGCGCGATCCGCATCCCGTCGTCGATCTGTCGGCGTTTCGCGTGAAGACGTTTGCCGTCGCGATGGGCGGCGGCTCGCTGTTTCGCGTGTCGATCAGCGCAGTGCCGTTTCTGCTGCCGCTGATGTTCCAGCTCGGCTTCGGTATGAACGCGTTTCACTCTGGGCTGCTGACACTCGTCGTGTTTGCGGGCAACCTCTCGATGAAGCTCGTGACCACGCCCGTGATGCGCCGCTTCGGCTTTCGTCCCGTGCTGCTCGTAAATGGCGCGCTCGCGGCATTGAGCATCGCGGCGATGAGTCAGCTGACGGCCGCGACGCCGCTCGTGCTGATGGCCGTCGTGCTGTTCGCGAGTGGCTTGTCGCGCTCGCTGCAATTCACGGCCGTCAATACACTGAGCTTTGCCGACGTGCCGAAGCGGCAGATGAGCGGCGCGTCGACCCTCTCGAGCACGCTCTCGCAGATGACGATGGGCATGGGTGTCGCCCTCGGCGCGATCGCAATGCGGCTGGCGGCGTGGCTGCATGGGCATGAGGCGCAGTCGGTGACGCCGGCGGATTTCAGTGTCGCGTTTCTGCTGGTGGCGGCCGTCGGGCTGGTGGCCATTGTCGACGTGTTCGGTCTTGAGCGCGATGCGGGCGCACATGTGAGCGGGCATCGGCGGGAACGGACCTGAGTTTGCCGTTCTACTTTGGATTGCGAGGTTGTGCCTGACGATGAACATCGAACAGTTTGAATTGCTCGTGACACGTACGATGCCGTACGGCAAGTACAAAGGACGTGTGATCGCCGATCTGCCGGGACATTATCTGAACTGGTTTGCGCGCGAAGGATTTCCGCCTGGCGAGATCGGGCGGCTGATTGCGTTGATGCACGAGATCGATCACAACGGACTGAAGGGATTGCTGGAGCCGTTGCGCAAGCGGTGAGCTCTGTTCGATGTATGCGGGCGCGATGCTTTGCACCGCGCTCCACACGTCAGGCGTGACGTAGTGCCAAAACAAAACGGCATTGCGATTGCTCACAATGCCGTTGCTGGAAATATCTGAATTCTCTGGGGTGGCTGATGGGACTCGAACCCACGACGACAGGAATCACAATCCTGGACTCTACCAACTGAGCTACAGCCACCACTGAACTACACCTCCGCTGCCTGCTACCGAGCGGCGGTCAGCAACGAAGAAGCGAGATTATACAAACACGAATCGTATTTGCAAAGCCCTTTATTCAAACATTTCGCTGGGCTCGCGCAAATGCTGTCGCGCTTCGTCGAAAATCGCGAGGTCGCGTGCCGCCAGCTTCTTGTTATCGGACAGCACCCGCCGCCATCCGCGCGCGCCCGCAACGCCGCGATACAGGCCCAGCGCATGGCGCACGATCGCGCCAAGGTAGGTACCGCGCGCGAGCTCGGCGCGGCAATATTCGATCAATTGCGCCTCGGCTTCTTCGCGCGTCGGCGCGGCATCCGTCGAACCGTAGAAGCGCGCATCGACATCCGCGAGCACGAATGGGTTGTGATACGCCTCGCGGCCCAGCATCACGCCGTCGACGTGCTGCAGGTGCGTTTCGACTTCATCCAGCGTCTTGATGCCACCATTGATGATGATTTCGAGCTGCGGAAAGTCGCGCTTCAGGCGATACGCGTAGTCGTACTTGAGCGGCGGGATCTCGCGATTCTCTTTCGGGCTCAGGCCTTTGAGGATCGCGTTGCGCGCGTGCACGATGAACACGTCACAACCTGCGTCGGCGATCGTGCCGACGAAGTCGCGCACGAACGCGTAGTCTTCGACATCGTCGACGCCGATCCGGTGCTTGACGGTCACGGGCACCGACACCGCATCGCGCATTGCCTTCACGCAATCGGCGACGAGTTCCGGCTCCTTCATCAGGCATGCGCCGAATGCGCCGCGCTGCACGCGCTCCGACGGGCAGCCGCAATTCAGATTGATTTC from Paraburkholderia phymatum STM815 encodes the following:
- the dusA gene encoding tRNA dihydrouridine(20/20a) synthase DusA, whose protein sequence is MSSKPNVSARRVSVAPMMDWTDRHCRSFHRTLSRHAWLYTEMVTTGALIHGDVARHLAFTADEAPVALQLGGSEREDLARSAKLGEQWGYDEINLNCGCPSERVQRGAFGACLMKEPELVADCVKAMRDAVSVPVTVKHRIGVDDVEDYAFVRDFVGTIADAGCDVFIVHARNAILKGLSPKENREIPPLKYDYAYRLKRDFPQLEIIINGGIKTLDEVETHLQHVDGVMLGREAYHNPFVLADVDARFYGSTDAAPTREEAEAQLIEYCRAELARGTYLGAIVRHALGLYRGVAGARGWRRVLSDNKKLAARDLAIFDEARQHLREPSEMFE
- a CDS encoding NADP(H)-dependent aldo-keto reductase, which encodes MEYRKLGETDVQVSLIGLGTMTWGEQNTERDAHEQMDYALAQGITLIDAAEMYPVPPRPETQGSTERYIGTWLAQHRSMRDKIVLATKIAGPARQPHNPRHIRGEGNQFDRKNLTEALNDSLKRLQTDYVDLYQLHWPDRSTMTFGRPAYPWIDDAYTVPIEETLSVLADFVKEGKVRHIGVSNETPWGVAQFLRASEKLGLPRIVSIQNPYSLLNRTFEAGLSEFTHREHVGLLAYSPLAFGWLSGKYERGARPAGARITLFERFQRYSKPQAVHATSRYVELARRHGLSPAQFALAFVNSRPFVTSNLIGATSLDQLKENIASVDVKLSADALAEIDALHELQPNPAP
- a CDS encoding DHA2 family efflux MFS transporter permease subunit, with amino-acid sequence MSMSDTPSTQTVPSNGRPSLIVTLVAAAFFMENLDGTIIATALPQMAHSFGVHAVDLSIGITSYLLTLAVFIPISGWAADRFGVRNVFTAALAVFTLASVACGMTDGLVEFTAARVVQGIGGAMMVPVGRLAVLRATPKDDLMRAISIITWPGLVAPVIGPPLGGFITTYSSWRWIFYLNVPLGIVGMVLAWRFIRADRDTQKRPFDTLGFALCGVAGTAIMYAMELLGRSDAPWREALAFLAGGIAAGIAAFFHLRRDPHPVVDLSAFRVKTFAVAMGGGSLFRVSISAVPFLLPLMFQLGFGMNAFHSGLLTLVVFAGNLSMKLVTTPVMRRFGFRPVLLVNGALAALSIAAMSQLTAATPLVLMAVVLFASGLSRSLQFTAVNTLSFADVPKRQMSGASTLSSTLSQMTMGMGVALGAIAMRLAAWLHGHEAQSVTPADFSVAFLLVAAVGLVAIVDVFGLERDAGAHVSGHRRERT
- a CDS encoding permease; the protein is MTSTRPTSSPAASTWPIFVLLAVAGLFYVKWFPYYHRALTAASTHSIGASILMGTAASAPAPSWDAALGYALVYGKAIWQAMVLGLLLGSAVQALLPAYWVARLLGKSGFGSVAAGGLLALPGMMCTCCAAPVVAGLRERQASPGGAIAFWLGNSVLNPATLVFMGFVLGWQWAGLRLVLGVAMVFGLGYVVNRLVTRAEAQTADARLVELVDQQRAGNPFVRWLSIFVRMAVRLVPEYIVLILLLGAARAWLFPHVGPEIGNDIVWIAALAVAGMLFVIPTAGEVPIIQAMLSLGMGVGPAGALLMTLPPISVPSLAMLARSFRPRVLTIVAVAVVAFGVLAGLLAVALGF
- a CDS encoding DUF3820 family protein; translated protein: MNIEQFELLVTRTMPYGKYKGRVIADLPGHYLNWFAREGFPPGEIGRLIALMHEIDHNGLKGLLEPLRKR